A genomic segment from Bradyrhizobium diazoefficiens USDA 110 encodes:
- a CDS encoding MarR family winged helix-turn-helix transcriptional regulator encodes MAGLSLIDDIRAASRLMVRELGFMDATVAASDYPPSAVHTILEIGIRGLMTSGELGDFLRLEKSSVSRLVRKLIDCGELKETPDELDARSKLLSLTAKGRRTLEALHEFGRQQVRGALAALTEAEQRTVREGMMLYARALRQSRVEGEAETAA; translated from the coding sequence ATGGCCGGGCTTTCGCTGATCGACGACATCCGCGCCGCCTCGCGCCTGATGGTGCGCGAGCTCGGCTTCATGGATGCGACGGTGGCGGCGTCGGACTATCCGCCCTCAGCCGTGCATACCATTCTGGAGATCGGCATCCGCGGGCTGATGACCTCGGGCGAGCTCGGCGATTTCCTGCGGCTGGAAAAATCCAGCGTCAGCCGCCTGGTGCGCAAGCTGATCGATTGCGGGGAACTGAAGGAGACGCCTGACGAGCTAGACGCACGCAGCAAGCTGCTGTCGCTGACGGCCAAGGGCCGGCGCACGCTGGAGGCGCTGCATGAATTCGGACGGCAGCAGGTGCGCGGCGCACTGGCGGCATTGACGGAGGCCGAGCAGCGCACGGTGCGCGAGGGCATGATGCTCTATGCCCGGGCGTTGCGGCAGAGCCGGGTGGAGGGTGAGGCGGAGACGGCAGCGTGA
- a CDS encoding LysR substrate-binding domain-containing protein, which translates to MDFRQLRTFSCVAELGSLSKASDTLRVAQPALSRQIKLLEHELRIELFTRNGRGMVLTEAGRLLLARTSGIVRQIDQIRDDIQSAKGPPSGQVVLGLVPTVSCVLSARFARRCVEKFPGISLRIVESYSGHLVEWLHRGEMDLAILYGRSADLHLNVQSLGRDNIVAVGPRGCGLARKKSVEIGWLLRQRLVLPSHSHGLRALIEHAAAQRKIKLNVQLEADSFRVLTSLVEEGLGFALLPPSSVHGEVADGRLETAVVSRPMTRELIFASPIDRPASTASLAITALLREEVAACRKEGVWDIKLS; encoded by the coding sequence ATGGATTTCCGGCAGCTCAGGACCTTCAGTTGCGTGGCGGAGCTCGGCAGCCTCTCCAAGGCGTCCGACACGCTGCGCGTGGCGCAGCCGGCGCTCAGCCGCCAGATCAAGCTTCTGGAACACGAGCTGCGCATCGAACTGTTCACGCGCAACGGTCGCGGCATGGTGCTGACCGAGGCCGGGCGGCTTCTGCTCGCACGCACCTCCGGCATCGTGCGGCAGATCGACCAGATCCGCGACGACATCCAGTCGGCCAAGGGGCCGCCGTCCGGCCAGGTCGTGCTTGGCCTGGTTCCGACCGTGAGCTGCGTGCTGTCGGCGCGCTTCGCGCGGCGCTGCGTCGAGAAATTTCCCGGCATTTCGCTGCGCATTGTCGAGAGCTACAGCGGCCACCTGGTCGAATGGCTGCACCGCGGCGAGATGGATCTCGCCATCCTCTATGGCCGCTCGGCCGATCTGCATCTCAACGTGCAGAGCCTCGGCCGCGACAACATCGTCGCGGTCGGCCCGCGCGGCTGCGGCCTCGCGCGCAAGAAGAGCGTCGAGATCGGCTGGCTGCTCCGGCAGCGGCTGGTGCTGCCCAGTCATTCCCACGGCCTCCGTGCGTTGATCGAGCACGCCGCCGCCCAGCGCAAGATCAAGCTCAACGTCCAGCTCGAGGCGGATTCGTTTCGCGTGCTGACGAGCCTCGTGGAGGAGGGGCTCGGTTTCGCGCTGCTGCCGCCCTCGTCGGTCCACGGCGAGGTCGCGGACGGGCGGCTGGAAACCGCTGTCGTGTCCAGGCCGATGACGCGCGAGCTCATTTTCGCTTCTCCGATCGACCGCCCGGCCTCGACGGCCTCGCTGGCCATCACCGCGCTCCTGCGCGAGGAGGTCGCCGCCTGCCGCAAGGAAGGGGTGTGGGACATCAAGTTGAGTTAG
- a CDS encoding acyl-CoA dehydrogenase family protein — MSEEHHSEDHADIREAVAKLCAQFPGEYWRKLDREMAYPKAFVDALTEAGYLSVLIPEEYGGAGLKLSAAAAILEEIQRAGCNGGGCHAQMYTMGTVLRHGNAEQKAKYLPKIASGELRLQAFGVTEPTSGTDTSSLKTFARKEGNDSYIVNGQKIWTSRAEHSDLMVLLARTTPKEQVKKRTDGLSVFIVDMREAKNNGLEIRPIRTMMNHATTEVFFTDMKVPAENLIGEEGKGFRYILSGMNAERILIAAECVGDAKWFIAKATNYAKERSVFGRPIGQNQGIQFPIAKAYASMRAAELMVKEATRKYEAGLDCGAEANMAKMLAADASWEAANACIQTHGGFGFAEEYDVERKFRETRLYQVAPISTNLVLSYVAEHVLGMPRSY, encoded by the coding sequence ATGAGTGAAGAACACCACAGCGAAGATCACGCCGACATCCGCGAAGCCGTCGCAAAGCTCTGCGCGCAGTTTCCCGGCGAATACTGGCGCAAGCTCGATCGCGAGATGGCCTATCCGAAGGCCTTCGTCGACGCGCTGACCGAGGCCGGGTATCTCTCGGTGCTGATCCCCGAGGAATATGGCGGCGCGGGCCTGAAGCTTTCCGCGGCGGCCGCAATCCTCGAAGAGATCCAGCGCGCAGGCTGCAATGGCGGCGGCTGCCATGCCCAGATGTACACGATGGGCACGGTGCTGCGGCACGGCAATGCCGAGCAGAAGGCAAAATATCTGCCGAAGATCGCGAGCGGCGAATTGCGCCTGCAGGCCTTCGGCGTCACCGAGCCGACCAGCGGCACCGACACCTCCTCGCTGAAGACCTTTGCGCGCAAGGAAGGCAACGACAGCTACATCGTCAACGGCCAGAAGATCTGGACCAGCCGCGCCGAGCATTCCGACCTGATGGTGCTGCTGGCGCGCACCACGCCGAAGGAGCAGGTCAAGAAGCGCACCGACGGCCTTTCCGTGTTCATCGTCGACATGCGCGAGGCCAAGAACAATGGCCTCGAGATCCGCCCGATCCGCACCATGATGAACCACGCCACCACCGAAGTGTTCTTTACCGACATGAAGGTGCCGGCGGAGAATCTGATCGGCGAGGAAGGCAAGGGCTTTCGCTACATCCTCTCCGGCATGAATGCCGAGCGCATCCTGATCGCGGCCGAATGCGTCGGCGACGCCAAATGGTTCATCGCCAAGGCCACGAACTATGCCAAGGAGCGCAGCGTTTTCGGCCGGCCGATCGGCCAGAACCAGGGCATCCAGTTTCCGATCGCGAAAGCCTACGCCTCGATGCGCGCGGCCGAGCTGATGGTGAAGGAAGCCACCCGCAAATACGAGGCCGGGCTCGACTGCGGCGCGGAAGCCAACATGGCGAAGATGCTGGCGGCGGATGCCTCTTGGGAAGCGGCCAATGCCTGCATCCAGACCCATGGCGGCTTCGGCTTTGCCGAGGAATACGACGTCGAGCGCAAATTCCGCGAGACGCGGCTCTACCAGGTGGCGCCGATCTCGACCAATCTGGTGCTGTCCTACGTCGCCGAGCATGTGCTCGGCATGCCCCGCTCGTACTGA
- a CDS encoding cytochrome P450 encodes MNIQTPVKVDKAERMRRARGEAYATPLAQFHPGAPRLFQDDTLWPWFERLRKEEPVHYCTNAPIEPYWSVVKYNDIMHVDTNHGIFSSDSTLGGISIRDVPEGYDYPSFIAMDQPRHSAQRKTVSPMFTPTHLDELAKLIRQRSQTVLDNLPRNETFNFVERVSIELTTQMLATLFDFPWEERRKLTRWSDVSTALPKSGIVASAEERRREMDECYAYMSKLWNERVNSAPRNDLLSLMAHNDATRFMDPDNLMGNIILLIVGGNDTTRNTMTGSVLALNENPEQYDKLRANPALIDSMVPEVIRWQTPLAHMRRTALQDTEIGGKQIKKGDRVVMWYVSGNRDEEAIDRPNEFIIDRPRPRTHLSFGFGIHRCVGMRLAELQLKIVWEEMLKRFDRIEVVGEPKRIYSSFIKGYESLPVRIPG; translated from the coding sequence ATGAACATCCAGACGCCGGTTAAAGTGGACAAGGCCGAACGCATGCGCAGGGCGCGCGGGGAAGCCTACGCGACCCCGCTCGCGCAGTTCCACCCCGGTGCCCCCAGGCTGTTCCAGGACGACACGCTGTGGCCGTGGTTCGAGCGGCTGCGCAAGGAAGAGCCGGTGCATTACTGCACCAACGCGCCGATCGAGCCGTACTGGTCGGTGGTGAAGTACAACGACATCATGCATGTCGACACCAACCACGGCATCTTCTCCTCCGACTCGACGCTCGGCGGCATCTCGATCCGCGACGTGCCGGAAGGCTACGACTATCCGAGCTTCATCGCGATGGACCAGCCCCGGCATTCGGCGCAGCGCAAGACGGTGTCGCCGATGTTCACGCCGACGCATCTGGACGAGCTGGCAAAGTTGATCCGCCAGCGCTCGCAGACCGTGCTCGACAACCTGCCGCGCAACGAGACCTTCAACTTCGTCGAGCGCGTCTCGATCGAATTGACGACGCAGATGCTGGCGACGCTGTTCGACTTCCCCTGGGAGGAACGGCGCAAGCTGACCCGCTGGTCCGACGTCTCGACCGCGCTGCCCAAGAGCGGCATCGTCGCCTCGGCCGAAGAGCGCCGCCGCGAGATGGACGAATGCTACGCCTACATGTCCAAGCTGTGGAACGAGCGCGTCAACTCCGCCCCGCGCAACGATCTGTTGTCCCTGATGGCCCATAACGACGCGACGCGCTTCATGGACCCCGACAACCTCATGGGCAACATCATCCTGCTCATCGTCGGCGGCAACGACACCACGCGCAACACCATGACCGGCTCGGTGCTGGCTCTGAACGAGAACCCCGAGCAATACGACAAGCTGCGCGCCAACCCTGCGCTGATCGACTCCATGGTGCCGGAGGTGATCCGCTGGCAGACCCCGCTCGCCCATATGCGGCGCACCGCTCTGCAGGATACCGAGATTGGCGGCAAGCAGATCAAGAAAGGCGACCGCGTCGTGATGTGGTACGTCTCCGGCAACCGCGACGAGGAGGCGATCGACCGCCCGAACGAGTTCATCATCGACCGCCCGCGGCCGCGCACGCACCTCTCCTTCGGCTTCGGCATCCACCGCTGCGTCGGCATGCGCCTCGCCGAACTCCAGCTCAAGATCGTCTGGGAGGAGATGCTGAAGCGCTTCGACCGCATCGAGGTGGTTGGCGAGCCCAAGCGGATCTATTCGAGCTTCATCAAGGGGTATGAGTCGCTGCCGGTGCGGATACCGGGGTAG
- the mdlC gene encoding benzoylformate decarboxylase, with protein MSKNGKTGSKSVTVKQATIDLLRAFGIDRVFGNPGSTELPFLSDWPDDIDYVLALQEASAVGMADGYAQATRNAGFVNLHSAAGVGNALGNIYTAHRNQTPLVITAGQQARSILPLQAFLYAERASEFPRPYVKYSVEPARPEDVPAAIARAYYTAMQPPCGPTFVSIPIDDWTHATAPVEARKVSREIGPEREAMKALVAAFGSAKHPALVVGPGVDRAGAVDLMVRVAEKAKASVWVSPFSARCSFPERHPQFAGFLHASPAQLSDALREHDLVVVVGAPVFTFHVEGHAAIFDGGATIFQITDDPDAAAVTPVGTSIVATMKPALSLLLDLLPESKRATPKGRTLPPAPQAADPLPVEFLLHSLAQAMPDGTSLVEEVPSHRPAMQKFMPMLGQDSFYTMSSGGLGYSLPAAVGMALGKPKSRTVCLIGDGSAMYSIQALWTAAQRKLPLTVVVINNSGYGAMRSFSQVMQVRNVPGLELPGIDFVRLAEGMGCHAVRVSRAAELGETLKRGMAFEGTSLVEVIVDSAVPVLYGQKH; from the coding sequence ATGTCCAAGAACGGCAAGACCGGCAGCAAGTCCGTCACCGTCAAGCAGGCCACGATCGACCTGCTGCGCGCCTTCGGCATCGACAGGGTGTTCGGCAATCCCGGCTCGACCGAACTGCCGTTCCTCAGCGACTGGCCCGACGACATCGACTACGTGCTGGCGCTCCAGGAAGCCTCCGCGGTCGGCATGGCCGATGGCTACGCGCAGGCGACGCGCAATGCCGGCTTCGTCAATCTGCATTCGGCGGCTGGCGTCGGCAACGCGCTCGGCAACATCTACACAGCACACCGCAACCAGACGCCGCTCGTGATCACCGCGGGCCAGCAGGCGCGCTCGATCCTGCCGCTCCAGGCGTTCCTCTATGCCGAGCGCGCGTCGGAGTTTCCGCGGCCCTACGTCAAATACAGCGTCGAGCCGGCGCGGCCCGAGGACGTGCCGGCCGCAATCGCGCGCGCCTATTACACCGCGATGCAGCCGCCCTGCGGGCCGACCTTCGTCTCGATCCCGATCGACGACTGGACGCATGCCACGGCGCCGGTCGAGGCGCGCAAGGTCAGCCGCGAGATCGGGCCCGAGCGGGAGGCGATGAAGGCGCTGGTCGCGGCGTTCGGTTCAGCCAAGCACCCTGCCCTCGTCGTCGGCCCCGGCGTCGACCGCGCCGGCGCGGTCGATCTGATGGTGCGCGTCGCCGAGAAGGCCAAGGCTTCCGTCTGGGTCAGCCCGTTCTCGGCGCGCTGCTCGTTCCCCGAGCGTCATCCGCAGTTCGCCGGCTTCCTGCACGCTTCACCCGCGCAGCTCTCCGACGCGCTGCGCGAGCACGATCTCGTCGTCGTGGTCGGCGCCCCCGTGTTCACCTTCCATGTCGAAGGGCATGCCGCGATCTTCGACGGCGGCGCGACGATCTTCCAGATCACGGATGATCCGGATGCCGCAGCCGTGACGCCGGTCGGCACCAGCATCGTCGCCACGATGAAGCCGGCGCTGAGCCTGCTGCTCGACCTGCTGCCGGAGAGCAAACGGGCGACGCCCAAAGGCCGCACGCTGCCGCCGGCGCCGCAGGCCGCCGATCCGCTGCCGGTCGAATTCCTGCTGCATTCGCTGGCGCAGGCGATGCCGGACGGCACATCGCTGGTCGAGGAGGTGCCCTCGCACCGGCCCGCGATGCAGAAGTTCATGCCGATGCTCGGCCAGGACAGTTTTTACACCATGTCGAGCGGCGGCCTCGGCTACTCGCTGCCGGCCGCGGTCGGCATGGCGCTCGGCAAGCCGAAGAGCCGCACCGTGTGCCTGATCGGCGACGGCTCGGCGATGTATTCGATCCAGGCGCTGTGGACCGCCGCGCAACGCAAGCTGCCGCTGACCGTCGTCGTCATCAACAATTCCGGCTACGGCGCGATGCGCTCGTTCAGCCAGGTGATGCAGGTGCGGAACGTGCCCGGGCTGGAGCTGCCGGGCATCGATTTCGTACGGCTTGCGGAGGGCATGGGCTGCCACGCGGTGCGGGTGAGCAGGGCGGCAGAGCTCGGCGAGACGCTGAAGCGCGGGATGGCGTTTGAGGGCACGAGCCTCGTCGAGGTCATCGTGGATTCGGCGGTGCCGGTGCTGTACGGGCAGAAGCATTAG
- the trhA gene encoding PAQR family membrane homeostasis protein TrhA, translating into MTVFQLKQFASTSVHAAADAIGWNYDRAELIADGIIHAVGVFSGTVAATVLVVLAVLYADATDIVGVSIYVAGLLSMLVLSATYNLWPVSPVKWLLRRFDHSAIYLLIAATYTPFILELKASVFALALLVCVWCVAIVGIVLKLRYPGRFDRVAVGIYLAMGWSGVMLYDAVVKALPALVLGFILAGGLLYSFGVIFHAWRRLRFQNAIWHGFVLAGAACHYTAVLDLVLS; encoded by the coding sequence ATGACCGTCTTCCAATTGAAACAGTTTGCATCCACCTCCGTCCATGCTGCAGCCGACGCGATCGGCTGGAACTACGACCGGGCCGAGCTGATCGCCGACGGGATCATCCATGCGGTTGGTGTGTTCTCCGGTACCGTCGCCGCGACCGTTCTGGTGGTGCTTGCGGTGCTTTATGCCGACGCCACCGACATCGTCGGGGTCTCGATCTATGTCGCCGGCCTGCTCTCGATGCTGGTGCTGTCGGCGACCTATAATCTCTGGCCGGTCTCGCCGGTCAAATGGCTGCTGCGGCGCTTCGACCATTCGGCGATCTATCTCCTGATCGCCGCGACCTACACGCCGTTCATCCTGGAGCTGAAAGCCAGCGTCTTCGCGCTGGCGCTGCTCGTCTGCGTCTGGTGCGTGGCGATCGTCGGTATCGTGCTGAAGCTGCGCTATCCCGGCCGGTTCGACCGCGTCGCGGTCGGCATCTACCTCGCGATGGGCTGGAGCGGCGTGATGCTCTACGACGCCGTGGTCAAGGCGCTGCCCGCGCTGGTGCTAGGCTTCATACTTGCGGGCGGGCTGCTCTACAGCTTCGGCGTGATCTTCCATGCCTGGCGGCGGCTGCGCTTCCAGAATGCGATCTGGCACGGCTTTGTCTTGGCCGGTGCGGCGTGCCATTATACCGCGGTGCTCGACCTCGTGTTGAGCTGA
- a CDS encoding SDR family oxidoreductase, translating into MQVTGKVVVVTGGANGIGKALCEAFHKAGAAKVVVADMDAANARAVAAMVDGAAFRCDVAQEKEIAHVIEETERQFGPIELFCSNAGIGGGFDPMSVNAGGASDEPWQRSWAIHVMAHVYAARHLVPRMKARGGGYFLNTISAAGLLSQVGSPAYSTTKHAAVGFAENLAISHKADNIKVSILCPQGVDTNMLRSIPKGPQSGDGDLTPEQVASDVLAGLAQETFLILPHPQVLGYMRKKTENYDRWIGGMAKIQAKMREEFGK; encoded by the coding sequence ATGCAGGTGACCGGCAAGGTCGTGGTCGTCACGGGCGGCGCAAACGGCATCGGCAAGGCGCTGTGCGAGGCGTTTCACAAGGCGGGCGCCGCCAAGGTCGTCGTCGCGGACATGGACGCCGCCAACGCCAGGGCAGTCGCTGCCATGGTCGATGGCGCAGCCTTCAGATGCGACGTCGCGCAGGAAAAAGAGATCGCCCACGTCATCGAGGAGACCGAGCGGCAGTTCGGCCCGATCGAATTGTTCTGCTCCAATGCCGGTATCGGCGGCGGTTTCGATCCCATGTCGGTCAATGCCGGCGGCGCCTCCGACGAGCCGTGGCAGCGGAGCTGGGCGATCCACGTCATGGCGCATGTCTACGCGGCCCGGCATCTGGTCCCGCGGATGAAGGCGCGGGGCGGCGGCTATTTCCTCAACACCATCTCGGCCGCGGGCCTGCTGTCGCAGGTCGGCAGCCCCGCCTATTCCACCACCAAGCACGCCGCGGTCGGCTTTGCCGAGAACCTCGCGATCTCGCACAAGGCCGACAACATCAAGGTCTCGATCCTCTGCCCGCAGGGCGTCGACACCAACATGCTGCGCTCGATCCCGAAGGGCCCGCAATCCGGCGACGGCGATCTCACGCCCGAGCAGGTCGCAAGTGACGTGCTCGCGGGCCTGGCGCAGGAAACATTCCTGATCCTGCCGCACCCCCAGGTGCTCGGCTACATGCGCAAGAAGACCGAGAACTACGACCGCTGGATCGGCGGCATGGCGAAGATCCAGGCGAAGATGCGGGAAGAGTTCGGGAAGTGA
- a CDS encoding FAS1-like dehydratase domain-containing protein, which translates to MTGKLDIDHLRQWIGRSAEATDIVTAQLVMGLRATLFQEVGEPKKGDAAPFTVHWCLAQPVFPMSMLGPDGHPTRGGFLPPVPLPRRMWAGGEIEFLQPLCVGDESTRTSRIADVTVKTGSTGTLCFVAVEHTVTSPRGVAIRERQDIVYREMTSGAPAGAKAPPPPPKAQHRETHVSDPVLLFRYSALTFNGHRIHYDRDYVTKVEGYPGLIFHGPLQAALIIEMAAKLRGGKAPKKFTYRGLQPLFEGTEFSINANDGGESMELWTANAEGQPTMKGTAVW; encoded by the coding sequence ATGACCGGGAAGCTCGACATCGATCACTTGCGGCAATGGATCGGCCGCAGCGCGGAGGCCACCGACATCGTCACCGCGCAGCTCGTCATGGGCCTGCGCGCGACGCTGTTCCAGGAGGTCGGCGAGCCCAAAAAGGGCGATGCCGCACCGTTCACGGTGCACTGGTGCCTGGCGCAGCCGGTGTTTCCGATGTCGATGCTCGGCCCTGACGGCCACCCGACCCGCGGCGGCTTCCTGCCGCCGGTGCCGCTGCCGCGCCGGATGTGGGCCGGCGGCGAGATCGAGTTCCTGCAGCCGCTGTGCGTCGGCGATGAATCGACGCGGACCTCGCGCATTGCCGACGTCACGGTGAAGACGGGATCGACGGGTACGCTGTGCTTCGTCGCGGTCGAGCACACCGTGACCTCGCCGCGCGGCGTCGCCATCCGCGAGCGGCAGGACATCGTCTATCGCGAGATGACGAGCGGCGCGCCCGCCGGCGCCAAGGCCCCGCCTCCGCCGCCGAAGGCGCAGCATCGCGAGACCCACGTCTCCGATCCCGTGCTGCTGTTCCGCTATTCCGCGCTGACCTTCAACGGCCACCGCATCCATTACGACCGCGACTACGTCACCAAGGTCGAAGGCTATCCGGGCCTGATCTTCCACGGCCCGCTGCAGGCGGCGCTCATCATCGAGATGGCGGCGAAATTGCGGGGCGGCAAGGCGCCGAAGAAGTTTACCTATCGCGGGCTTCAGCCGCTGTTCGAGGGCACCGAATTCTCCATCAACGCCAACGACGGCGGCGAGAGCATGGAGCTGTGGACCGCGAACGCCGAGGGGCAGCCGACGATGAAGGGCACGGCGGTGTGGTGA
- a CDS encoding CaiB/BaiF CoA transferase family protein, which translates to MGALDGIRVIAVEQAVAAPFCSSRLADAGAEVIKIERPEGDFARGYDAAAKGQSSYFVWLNRGKQSAVVDLATKEGCAELEKLIASADVLIQNLKPGSMDKLGFSRERLLKDYPTLISCTITGYGDEGPYAHRKAYDLLIQAESGLASITGNPDGASRVGMSIVDVATGATAHAAILEALIARGRTGKGADIRISMFDVMADWCTVPLLNSEAGNPPKRMGLRHPSIAPYGVFTSKDGKDILISIQSEREWKTLCVKVLDQPDLPADPRVANMVERVRNRDFTDKTVADAFGKMTRDELLKRLSDADIAFAEVNTMADLTNHPHLRRIEVDTPNGRVSYPAPAPIIVGETRSYGAVPAIGERPSKK; encoded by the coding sequence ATGGGAGCACTTGACGGGATCAGGGTGATTGCGGTCGAGCAGGCGGTGGCGGCGCCGTTCTGCTCCTCGCGCCTGGCGGATGCCGGCGCGGAGGTGATCAAGATCGAGCGGCCGGAAGGCGATTTCGCCCGCGGCTATGACGCGGCGGCCAAGGGCCAGAGCAGCTATTTCGTCTGGCTCAACCGCGGCAAGCAGTCGGCGGTGGTCGATCTCGCCACCAAGGAAGGCTGCGCCGAACTGGAGAAGCTGATCGCGAGCGCCGACGTGCTGATCCAGAACCTCAAGCCGGGCTCGATGGACAAGCTCGGCTTCTCGCGCGAGCGGCTCTTGAAGGACTATCCGACGCTGATCTCGTGCACGATCACCGGCTATGGCGACGAGGGTCCCTACGCGCACCGCAAGGCCTATGACCTCTTGATCCAGGCCGAGAGCGGGCTTGCCTCCATCACCGGCAACCCTGATGGCGCCTCGCGCGTCGGCATGTCCATTGTCGACGTCGCGACCGGCGCCACCGCGCATGCGGCGATCCTGGAGGCGCTGATCGCGCGCGGGCGCACCGGCAAGGGCGCAGACATTCGCATCTCCATGTTCGACGTCATGGCGGACTGGTGCACCGTGCCGCTGCTCAACTCGGAGGCCGGCAATCCGCCGAAGCGCATGGGGCTGCGCCATCCCTCGATCGCACCCTATGGCGTGTTCACCTCGAAGGACGGCAAGGACATCCTGATCTCGATCCAGAGCGAGCGCGAGTGGAAGACGCTCTGCGTGAAGGTGCTTGACCAGCCCGACCTGCCGGCCGATCCGCGCGTCGCCAACATGGTGGAGCGCGTGCGCAACCGCGATTTCACCGACAAGACGGTGGCCGATGCCTTCGGCAAGATGACGCGCGACGAACTGCTGAAGCGGCTGTCCGATGCCGACATCGCCTTTGCCGAGGTCAACACCATGGCCGACCTCACCAACCACCCGCATCTGCGCCGCATCGAGGTGGACACGCCGAACGGCCGCGTCAGCTATCCCGCACCGGCCCCGATCATCGTCGGCGAAACGCGCAGCTATGGTGCCGTGCCGGCCATCGGCGAACGGCCATCCAAGAAATAA
- a CDS encoding SDR family NAD(P)-dependent oxidoreductase: protein MSGTLPAGQRMRGRVCLVTGGGSGIGRATALRMASEGAEALIIAGRREAEIEATAAACREIGAAAIALKTDITREDDVARLVGIAVERCGRLDVAFNNAGFQERRAPLEEQGTEIYDSVFDTNVRALFLCLRHQLPAMLAQGRGSIVVNASVSGVRNPNPGFSLYSASKAAAISLTRSAAMENAPRGIRINAIAPGRVVTDMMLRAGVGDVATVAAGLPLRRMGSPEEVAEAVVWLSSDAASYVVGHVLAADGGFLAS, encoded by the coding sequence ATGAGCGGAACTTTGCCGGCTGGTCAGCGGATGAGGGGCAGGGTCTGCCTGGTGACGGGCGGCGGCAGCGGCATCGGCCGCGCCACCGCGCTACGGATGGCGTCCGAAGGCGCGGAAGCGCTCATCATTGCGGGCCGGCGCGAAGCCGAGATCGAGGCGACCGCCGCGGCGTGCCGCGAGATCGGCGCGGCCGCGATCGCGCTCAAGACCGACATCACGCGCGAGGACGACGTCGCGCGCCTCGTCGGAATCGCCGTCGAGCGTTGCGGCCGGCTCGATGTTGCCTTCAACAATGCCGGCTTCCAGGAGCGCCGCGCGCCGCTGGAAGAGCAGGGCACGGAGATCTACGACAGCGTGTTCGACACCAATGTCCGCGCGCTGTTCCTGTGCCTGCGCCATCAATTGCCGGCGATGCTGGCGCAAGGCCGCGGCAGCATCGTCGTCAATGCCTCCGTCAGCGGCGTGCGCAATCCCAATCCCGGCTTCTCGCTCTATTCGGCCTCGAAAGCCGCGGCGATCTCGCTGACGCGCTCAGCCGCCATGGAGAACGCCCCGCGCGGCATCCGCATCAACGCCATCGCCCCCGGCCGCGTCGTCACCGACATGATGCTGCGTGCCGGCGTCGGCGACGTCGCGACGGTAGCCGCAGGCCTGCCGTTGCGGCGGATGGGGAGCCCGGAGGAGGTGGCGGAAGCGGTGGTGTGGCTATCGTCCGACGCCGCGTCCTACGTGGTCGGGCACGTGCTGGCCGCGGACGGAGGATTCTTGGCGTCGTAG